The proteins below come from a single Mus musculus strain C57BL/6J chromosome 5, GRCm38.p6 C57BL/6J genomic window:
- the Tada2b gene encoding transcriptional adapter 2-beta isoform X1, whose protein sequence is MTLSCPDSSLEDMAAHVGASRTPQEVMEHYVSMYIHGNLGKACIPDTIPNRVTDHTCPSGGPLSPSLTTPLPPLDISVAEQQQLGYMPLRDDYEIEYDQDAETLISGLSVNYDDDDVEIELKRAHVDMYVRKLKERQRRKNIARDYNLVPAFLGKDKKEKEKTLKRKITKEEKELRLKLRPLYQFMSCKEFDDLFENMHKEKMLRAKIRELQRYRRNGITKMEESAEYEAARHKRERRKENKNLASSKRGKEDGKDSEFAAIENLPGFELLSDREKVLCSSLNLSPARYVTVKTIIIKDHLQKRQGIPSKSRLPSYLDKVLKKRILNFLTESGWISRDAS, encoded by the coding sequence GAAGACATGGCTGCACATGTTGGTGCTTCACGGACTCCCCAGGAAGTGATGGAGCACTACGTTAGCATGTATATCCATGGGAACTTGGGCAAAGCCTGCATCCCTGACACCATCCCCAACCGGGTGACAGATCACACCTGCCCCAGTGGAGGCCCTCTCTCGCCTAGCCTTACCACACCTTTACCCCCATTGGACATCTCTGTGgctgagcagcagcagctgggctACATGCCACTGCGAGATGATTATGAGATAGAGTATGACCAGGATGCCGAGACGCTCATCAGTGGGCTGTCTGTGAACTATGACGATGATGATGTGGAGATAGAGCTCAAGCGTGCCCATGTAGACATGTATGTGCGGAAGCTGAAGGAGAGGCAGCGCCGGAAGAACATTGCCAGAGACTATAACCTGGTGCCAGCCTTCCTGGGcaaggacaagaaggagaaggagaagacatTGAAGAGAAAGATCACCAAGGAGGAGAAAGAGCTGCGGCTCAAACTACGGCCACTCTACCAGTTCATGTCCTGCAAAGAATTTGatgatttatttgaaaatatgcaCAAAGAAAAGATGCTTCGCGCCAAGATTCGAGAGCTGCAGCGCTACCGGCGCAATGGCATTACAAAGATGGAGGAGTCGGCCGAATATGAGGCCGCCAGACACAAacgggagaggaggaaggagaacaaAAACCTGGCCAGCTCcaaaagggggaaggaggatggcaAAGACAGCGAGTTTGCAGCCATTGAGAACCTTCCTGGGTTTGAGCTGCTGTCAGATAGGGAGAAGGTTCTCTGTAGTTCATTGAACTTGAGTCCTGCACGCTATGTGACTGTGAAGACTATTATAATTAAAGATCACCTCCAGAAGCGGCAAGGGATCCCCTCTAAAAGCCGCCTTCCCAGTTATCTGGACAAGGTCCTAAAGAAAAGGATTTTAAATTTCCTCACAGAAAGTGGGTGGATATCCAGGGATGCTTCCTGA